One genomic window of Syngnathoides biaculeatus isolate LvHL_M chromosome 13, ASM1980259v1, whole genome shotgun sequence includes the following:
- the lpin2 gene encoding phosphatidate phosphatase LPIN2 isoform X1: MNYVGQLAGQVLVTVKELYKGINQATLSGCIDIVVVRQRDDTYQCSPFHVRFGKLGVLRSKEKVIDIEVNGEPVELQMKLGDNGEAFFVQETEQLNQIVPAHLATSPIPTETHLFWISEVEGRPTKDLEDDDPADQEDPPAPATVSTKKKKRRRKKHKGDPRREELTPPMPVTTTVAANTPATTTSEDIFEMDLSSDDDAAVQHVSRSPSTSTVRDVDPRLPAARHNLDGYALSDGDWTANDSHGLSQAFSPKSDSELMVRPSETLLRAESHMQWTWGEFPETTRVTKKDKAELLKTVTITPSESTHFRVILSSEAMEDDGEKDDGDHPACPIVKPEPRTLTSTSATTCENLASLTESVEALPYSVVTSTPANSQQSDSPSKKKGVPKRSHHQGPEDIYLDDLTALEPDVAARYFPKSEAEAASKHWMETEIRSGSQSPQSVGSAAADSGTECLSDSASDLPDVTLSLCGGLTENAEISKEKFMEHIITYHEFAENPAIIDNPNLVVKIGNRYYNWTLAAPLILSLQAFQKNLPKATEEAWVKEKMPKKSGRWWFWRKRADSAIKQSETKLETKEESHLGEEGPAMTQENLTLLTKSNDSSSDEEVKEVSAASCQERHQLSDGQQHAGAHTYRKSLRLSSDQIASLKLKEGPNDVTFSITTQYQGTCRCEGTIYLWNWDDKVIISDIDGTITKSDVFGQILPQLGKDWTHQGIAKLYHSVAENGYKFLYCSARAIGMADMTRGYLQWVNDGGTILPRGPLMLSPSSLFSAFHREVIEKKPEIFKIECLTDIKNLFQHNKQPFHAAFGNRANDVFAYKEVGVPVCRIFTVNPKGELIQEQTKGNKSSYGRLSELVEHVFPLLSKEQNEAFAMPEFSSFCFWRQPIPAVDPADLL, encoded by the exons attgacattgaagtgaatggagAGCCGGTGGAGTTGCAAATGAAACTCGGTGACAATGGCGAGGCCTTTTTCGTTCAGGAAACGGAGCAGCTGAAT CAGATTGTCCCAGCTCACCTGGCCACATCCCCGATCCCAACAGAGACCCACCTTTTCTGGATCTCAGAGGTGGAGGGCCGGCCCACGAAAGACTTGGAAGATGACGACCCGGCCGACCAGGAAGACCCGCCCGCGCCCGCCACCGTCTCgacgaaaaaaaagaaaagacggaGGAAGAAGCACAAAGGAGACCCCCGTAGAGAAGAGCTGACTCCCCCCATGCCAGTCACCACCACTGTTGCTGCTAACACCCCCGCTACGACGACCAGCGAGGATATCTTTGAGATGGACCTCAGCTCTGACGACGATGCCGCTGTGCAGCACGTGTCCAGATCTCCCTCAACGTCCACAGTACGAGACGTTGACCCCAGGCTTCCTGCGGCCAGACACAACTTGGATGGTTATGCACTGTCTGATGGCGACTGGACAGCAAACGACAG CCATGGCTTATCCCAGGCCTTTTCGCCAAAAAGTGACTCTGAACTGATGGTGAGACCCTCAGAGACGTTGCTGCGAGCCGAGTCGCACATGCAGTGGACTTGGGGAGAATTCCCGGAAACAACCAGG GTGACCAAAAAAGACAAGGCAGAGCTTCTTAAAACGGTGACCATCACCCCTTCCGAGAGCACCCATTTCCGTGTCATCCTGAGCTCCGAGGCCATGGAGGATGACGGCGAAAAAGACGACGGGGACCACCCGGCGTGCCCCATCGTCAAGCCCGAGCCGCGTACGCTCACGAGCACCTCCGCGACCACGTGTGAGAATCTCGCCTCTCTCACGGAGTCTGTAGAGGCGCTGCCTTACAGTGTGGTTACCTCCACCCCCGCCAACAGCCAGCAAAGCGACTCACCTTCTAAAAAGAAAG GTGTTCCGAAGAGGAGTCATCATCAGGGTCCCGAAGACATCTACCTGGACGACCTAACTGCACTTGAGCCTGATGTAGCTGCCAGATACTTTCCCAAGAG TGAAGCTGAGGCGGCCAGCAAGCACTGGATGGAAACAGAGATTCGCTCAGGTTCGCAGTCGCCGCAGTCTGTCGGCAGCGCCGCGGCCGACAGCGGCACCGAGTGTCTGTCGGATTCGGCCAGCGACCTACCGGACGTCACGCTGTCGCTGTGTGGAGGCCTCACCGAGAACGCGGAGATATCCAAAG AAAAGTTCATGGAGCACATCATCACCTATCACGAATTTGCTGAAAATCCTGCAATTATAGATAACCCCAACCTTGTTGTAAAGATAGGAAATAG ATACTACAACTGGACTCTTGCTGCACCTTTAATTCTAAGTCTACAAGCATTTCAGAAGAATTTACCAAAG GCTACAGAGGAGGCCTGGGTAAAGGAGAAAATGCCAAAGAAGTCGGGCCGCTGGTGGTTCTGGCGAAAACGGGCGGACAGTGCAATCAAGCAG TCTGAGACTAAACTTGAAACCAAGGAGGAGTCTCACTTGGGGGAGGAAGGACCTGCCATGACCCAGGAGAATCTCACCTTATT GACTAAAAGCAACGACTCATCCAGTGACGAAGAGGTCAAGGAGGTGAGCGCCGCATCATGTCAGGAGAGACACCAGCTGAGCGACGGTCAACAGCACGCAGGCGCGCACACCTACAGAAAGTCGCTACGTCTCTCCTCTGATCAGATC GCCAGTCTAAAACTGAAGGAGGGTCCCAATGATGTGACGTTCAGCATCACCACGCAGTACCAGGGTACATGCCGTTGTGAGGGCACAATTTACCTCTGGAACTGGGATGATAAAGTCATCATCTCCGACATCGACGGGACCATCACCAA GTCCGACGTGTTTGGACAGATCCTGCCGCAGCTTGGGAAGGACTGGACGCACCAGGGCATCGCCAAGCTGTACCACTCAGTAGCTGA GAACGGCTACAAGTTCCTGTACTGCTCGGCCCGCGCCATCGGCATGGCGGACATGACGAGGGGCTACCTGCAGTGGGTCAACGACGGCGGGACCATCCTGCCCCGCGGGCCGCTCATGCTGTCCCCTAGCAGCCTTTTCTCAGCCTTCCACAG GGAGGTCATCGAGAAGAAACCAGAGATCTTTAAGATCGAATGCCTGACCGACATCAAGAACCTGTTTCAGCACAACAAGCAGCCGTTCCACGCCGCCTTCGGCAACCGGGCCAAC GACGTGTTTGCCTACAAGGAGGTGGGTGTTCCCGTTTGCCGGATCTTCACCGTCAACCCCAAGGGGGAGCTGATCCAGGAACAGACGAAGGGAAACAAGTCCTC TTACGGCAGGCTGAGCGAGCTGGTGGAGCACGTGTTTCCGCTGCTGAGCAAGGAGCAGAACGAGGCCTTCGCCATGCCCGAGTTCAGCTCCTTCTGCTTCTGGAGGCAGCCCATTCCCGCCGTGGatcccgcggacctgctctga
- the lpin2 gene encoding phosphatidate phosphatase LPIN2 isoform X2 — MNYVGQLAGQVLVTVKELYKGINQATLSGCIDIVVVRQRDDTYQCSPFHVRFGKLGVLRSKEKVIDIEVNGEPVELQMKLGDNGEAFFVQETEQLNIVPAHLATSPIPTETHLFWISEVEGRPTKDLEDDDPADQEDPPAPATVSTKKKKRRRKKHKGDPRREELTPPMPVTTTVAANTPATTTSEDIFEMDLSSDDDAAVQHVSRSPSTSTVRDVDPRLPAARHNLDGYALSDGDWTANDSHGLSQAFSPKSDSELMVRPSETLLRAESHMQWTWGEFPETTRVTKKDKAELLKTVTITPSESTHFRVILSSEAMEDDGEKDDGDHPACPIVKPEPRTLTSTSATTCENLASLTESVEALPYSVVTSTPANSQQSDSPSKKKGVPKRSHHQGPEDIYLDDLTALEPDVAARYFPKSEAEAASKHWMETEIRSGSQSPQSVGSAAADSGTECLSDSASDLPDVTLSLCGGLTENAEISKEKFMEHIITYHEFAENPAIIDNPNLVVKIGNRYYNWTLAAPLILSLQAFQKNLPKATEEAWVKEKMPKKSGRWWFWRKRADSAIKQSETKLETKEESHLGEEGPAMTQENLTLLTKSNDSSSDEEVKEVSAASCQERHQLSDGQQHAGAHTYRKSLRLSSDQIASLKLKEGPNDVTFSITTQYQGTCRCEGTIYLWNWDDKVIISDIDGTITKSDVFGQILPQLGKDWTHQGIAKLYHSVAENGYKFLYCSARAIGMADMTRGYLQWVNDGGTILPRGPLMLSPSSLFSAFHREVIEKKPEIFKIECLTDIKNLFQHNKQPFHAAFGNRANDVFAYKEVGVPVCRIFTVNPKGELIQEQTKGNKSSYGRLSELVEHVFPLLSKEQNEAFAMPEFSSFCFWRQPIPAVDPADLL, encoded by the exons attgacattgaagtgaatggagAGCCGGTGGAGTTGCAAATGAAACTCGGTGACAATGGCGAGGCCTTTTTCGTTCAGGAAACGGAGCAGCTGAAT ATTGTCCCAGCTCACCTGGCCACATCCCCGATCCCAACAGAGACCCACCTTTTCTGGATCTCAGAGGTGGAGGGCCGGCCCACGAAAGACTTGGAAGATGACGACCCGGCCGACCAGGAAGACCCGCCCGCGCCCGCCACCGTCTCgacgaaaaaaaagaaaagacggaGGAAGAAGCACAAAGGAGACCCCCGTAGAGAAGAGCTGACTCCCCCCATGCCAGTCACCACCACTGTTGCTGCTAACACCCCCGCTACGACGACCAGCGAGGATATCTTTGAGATGGACCTCAGCTCTGACGACGATGCCGCTGTGCAGCACGTGTCCAGATCTCCCTCAACGTCCACAGTACGAGACGTTGACCCCAGGCTTCCTGCGGCCAGACACAACTTGGATGGTTATGCACTGTCTGATGGCGACTGGACAGCAAACGACAG CCATGGCTTATCCCAGGCCTTTTCGCCAAAAAGTGACTCTGAACTGATGGTGAGACCCTCAGAGACGTTGCTGCGAGCCGAGTCGCACATGCAGTGGACTTGGGGAGAATTCCCGGAAACAACCAGG GTGACCAAAAAAGACAAGGCAGAGCTTCTTAAAACGGTGACCATCACCCCTTCCGAGAGCACCCATTTCCGTGTCATCCTGAGCTCCGAGGCCATGGAGGATGACGGCGAAAAAGACGACGGGGACCACCCGGCGTGCCCCATCGTCAAGCCCGAGCCGCGTACGCTCACGAGCACCTCCGCGACCACGTGTGAGAATCTCGCCTCTCTCACGGAGTCTGTAGAGGCGCTGCCTTACAGTGTGGTTACCTCCACCCCCGCCAACAGCCAGCAAAGCGACTCACCTTCTAAAAAGAAAG GTGTTCCGAAGAGGAGTCATCATCAGGGTCCCGAAGACATCTACCTGGACGACCTAACTGCACTTGAGCCTGATGTAGCTGCCAGATACTTTCCCAAGAG TGAAGCTGAGGCGGCCAGCAAGCACTGGATGGAAACAGAGATTCGCTCAGGTTCGCAGTCGCCGCAGTCTGTCGGCAGCGCCGCGGCCGACAGCGGCACCGAGTGTCTGTCGGATTCGGCCAGCGACCTACCGGACGTCACGCTGTCGCTGTGTGGAGGCCTCACCGAGAACGCGGAGATATCCAAAG AAAAGTTCATGGAGCACATCATCACCTATCACGAATTTGCTGAAAATCCTGCAATTATAGATAACCCCAACCTTGTTGTAAAGATAGGAAATAG ATACTACAACTGGACTCTTGCTGCACCTTTAATTCTAAGTCTACAAGCATTTCAGAAGAATTTACCAAAG GCTACAGAGGAGGCCTGGGTAAAGGAGAAAATGCCAAAGAAGTCGGGCCGCTGGTGGTTCTGGCGAAAACGGGCGGACAGTGCAATCAAGCAG TCTGAGACTAAACTTGAAACCAAGGAGGAGTCTCACTTGGGGGAGGAAGGACCTGCCATGACCCAGGAGAATCTCACCTTATT GACTAAAAGCAACGACTCATCCAGTGACGAAGAGGTCAAGGAGGTGAGCGCCGCATCATGTCAGGAGAGACACCAGCTGAGCGACGGTCAACAGCACGCAGGCGCGCACACCTACAGAAAGTCGCTACGTCTCTCCTCTGATCAGATC GCCAGTCTAAAACTGAAGGAGGGTCCCAATGATGTGACGTTCAGCATCACCACGCAGTACCAGGGTACATGCCGTTGTGAGGGCACAATTTACCTCTGGAACTGGGATGATAAAGTCATCATCTCCGACATCGACGGGACCATCACCAA GTCCGACGTGTTTGGACAGATCCTGCCGCAGCTTGGGAAGGACTGGACGCACCAGGGCATCGCCAAGCTGTACCACTCAGTAGCTGA GAACGGCTACAAGTTCCTGTACTGCTCGGCCCGCGCCATCGGCATGGCGGACATGACGAGGGGCTACCTGCAGTGGGTCAACGACGGCGGGACCATCCTGCCCCGCGGGCCGCTCATGCTGTCCCCTAGCAGCCTTTTCTCAGCCTTCCACAG GGAGGTCATCGAGAAGAAACCAGAGATCTTTAAGATCGAATGCCTGACCGACATCAAGAACCTGTTTCAGCACAACAAGCAGCCGTTCCACGCCGCCTTCGGCAACCGGGCCAAC GACGTGTTTGCCTACAAGGAGGTGGGTGTTCCCGTTTGCCGGATCTTCACCGTCAACCCCAAGGGGGAGCTGATCCAGGAACAGACGAAGGGAAACAAGTCCTC TTACGGCAGGCTGAGCGAGCTGGTGGAGCACGTGTTTCCGCTGCTGAGCAAGGAGCAGAACGAGGCCTTCGCCATGCCCGAGTTCAGCTCCTTCTGCTTCTGGAGGCAGCCCATTCCCGCCGTGGatcccgcggacctgctctga